The following DNA comes from Desulfobaculum bizertense DSM 18034.
GTGTCGAAGTGGACTGGAACGAGTTTGAGCGTGTCATTCGTCTCTCCGTGCGTTTTCTCGACAACGTGATTGATGCCTCCCGCTATCCTCTCGACTCGATCGCCGACACGGTTCGCAAGAACCGCAAGATTGGTCTCGGCATCATGGGTTTTGCTGATCTGCTTTATCGTCTGCGCATCCCATATGATTCACAGGAAGCTCTCGGTCTTGCCGAGAAGATTATGGAGTTTATGCGTGACGTGTCTCGCGCAGCCTCTCACGATCTCGCCATTGAGCGTGGACCTTTCCCGGCATACGAAACATCCATTTTCCCCAAGCAGAACATTGGACCCCTTCGCAATGCCACGACAACGACCATTGCCCCCACTGGTACTCTGTCCATCATTGCGGGCTGTTCCTCTGGCGTCGAGCCGCTCTTTGCCCTTTCTTTTGCCCGGTACGTCATGGATGGCGAGAAGCTTGTCGAAGTAAATCCTTTCTTTGAGGAAGCTCTCAAGGAACAGGGCTTATGGTCAGAGAAGCTTATGGCGCTCATTGAGCAGAAAGGAAGCATTGCCCAGATTGAGCATCTCCCCGCAGAATTACGGCGCGTCTTTGTTACAGCAATGGACATCAAGCCAGATGCGCATCTCAAGATGCAGGCTGCTTTTCAGAAATTTACAGACAATGCGGTTTCCAAGACCGTAAACCTTCCCAGTGAGGCTACCCGGCAGGATATTTTCGATATTTACTGGGCTGCCTACGAGTTGGGCTGCAAGGGCGTCACGGTGTATCGCGACGGCTGCAAGGCTATTCAGGTTTTATGCACTGGCGATTCCAAGCCAGAAGAAACCAAGGATGATTCGCAGGTCGTTCAGCAGCGTCCTGACGTTGTATATGGCTTTACCCAGAAGGTCGAAACTGGTCTCGGCATTATGTATCTCACGGTGAATGAGGTCGACGGCAAGCCTTTTGAAGTCTTCGCCACCATCGGCAAGTCCGGCCGTTCCATTACTGCCAAGGCTGAGGCCATTGGGCGTCTCGTCTCTCTTGCCTTACGCTCCGGCGTCTCGGTTCGCGCTATCGTTGAGCAGCTCAAAGGCATTGGTGGCGAGCATCCCGTCTTCCGCAAGAAAGGCATGATTATGTCCATCCCGGACGCCATTGCCTGGGTCTTTGAGCAGCGCTATCTCGGCAGCGACAACGCCGTTATGGACCACGCCCGCGACATCACTTCCGCTGTCTGCCCCGAGTGCGGCGAGCCGCTTATGTTTCAGGAAGGCTGCGTCTTATGTGCCGCCTGTGGCTACACCAAGTGTGGCTAAAGTTTTAGGCTAATGTGTGGGTGAATATTGTGGGCCTGCTCCAGTACGTGAGTGCTGGATGGGCGGGTGGGGGAAGTTGGGGGCCTGCCCCCAAACCCCCGCGTAAGGGAATGATTCCCTTACGTATCCTCATCGAGTTTAAAAGCCGTGCAAGCGAAGCTTGCACGGCTTTTAAACTTGTTGGGGCTGCCTAAAGCGGCTTCTTTCTCTTTCCCGTGCGTTGCCACCATTTTCTTTCTGAACGCGAGCGTTCAGAAAGAAAATAAGTGCGGTAGAAAAAGGCAAAAGAACACGCATTCGGGAAACGCCCACTAGGCCAAAATTAAGGGGCCGGATGTACGGGAAAGCCAACGGCTTTCACACATCCGGCCCCTTAATTTTGGGCGATAGCGGGATTCCCAAGGGCCTCGTCCTTGGGCGGGGTCAAGGGGCAGCGCCCCTTGCAGGGTTTGGGGCAGCGCCCCAATAAAACTGCGCCCCTTGCAGAGCACGAGACAGAGTCTCGTACCCCACCCACCCCAAGGTCGTGGTGCTTGTGCAAAGTGCAAGTGCAATATGTGCAAAAGGTGGCGGGTTTATGTGCATAGCGGTGCACAAGGCGGCGAGCTTGTAAAGAGTGTAAAAAGTGATTGAAGGTTGGTATTATTGAAGTTTTAGTTTTGGCACGCTGATTGTATTAGAGAGAGTGAAGGTTATGGGAGCCTTCTGGATATACAGCCACCTCCCTATAGCTCTCTTCATTCTCTACCGTGCTAGCGGTGCGGCGGCAGGCCATCCCCTTCACTGTCGCCGTACCGAAGACATAGACGAAAAAAAGTGATTCCTTGGTTTGGATAGAAGCCTCCTTCTTGCGATGTGATGGCTGAGGCTTGCGACACCTCAGCCATCACATCCTTTTTTTTCTGCGCTGTTCTGGCGCGACATGCTTCCCTGGTAATTGGTGACAGTGTTTCAAAAGCGCTGTAAAGGACACGACTTCACTCCACTAATGAGTTTTTGAGGGACCCATGTCATTGGATCAACGACAAAGAAGACTATACCTGCTCTCTTTTTGTGCTCTGTGCATGCTTGCTGCGGCGAGCTTTATTCCTTCTGGAATTGCGCAGGCAGGAGTTGCGGGGGCAGCGAGCAAGACATCAACGGCAAAGCAGTCAGAGCGGCTGCTTTTTGAGCGAGAGATAAAGCCGGGGGATAGCCTGAGCACGATGCTGTCGAACGTGCTTGCACCACCGGAAGTGCATAAAGTTTCACAGGCTTGTCGCGGAGTTTTCCGTTTGAACAAGCTGAGTATAGGACAGCCCTACCGAGTCTGGATGGAGAAGGGCCGTTTTTCACGGCTGGAATACTCGCTGGACGACTGGGAACAGCTCCGCATTGACTGCACGGGCGGAAAATATACGGCAAAGATAGAGGCGCTTCCGCTGGAAGTGGAGGTGCTTCGTATGAGCGGGACCGTAGAGCAGCGTCAGGGGTATACACAGGCAGTGCGAGCTGCTGGTGGTAACCGCGAGCTGATGCTGCGACTGGCTGATATTTTCGCATTCAAGTTTAATGCGTGGCGTGATCTGAAAAAGGGCGACAGCTTTGTTGCGCTTGTTGAGCATAAAAAGCGCCGGGGCAAGACCGTTGGATACGGTCGGATCTTTAGCGCGAGTTTCACAAAGGCGGGCAAGGAATACGAGGCGTACTGGTACCGTTCTGATGATGGGCGTGCGTCCTATTACAATGGTGCCGGGGAAAATCTCCAACCGTATTTGCGGGCACCGCTCCCGATGTACGTTGTGTCGTCTGGCTATAATGCCCGACGCCTGCACCCGGTCACAGGACGCCGACAGCCGCACTATGCGATTGACTACGCTGCTCCGAGTGGGACGCCGATCTACGCGGCGGCGGATGGCAGAGTGAACAAAGTGCAGCAGGACAGGCTGGCCGGGCGCTACATCCGAATCCAGCACGACGCCAAGTACGAAACCATGTACATGCACATGTCTGGCTTTGCCAAAGGGCTAAAGGCTGGCGATAATGTCGTGCAGGGGCAGATTATTGGGTACGTTGGCAGTTCGGGGCGAGCAACTGGACCGCACCTTGATTTTCGGCTGCGGCGCTATGGTCGGCTGATCAATCCGCGTATGAATCATGATCTTGCTTCTGCTGGTGAACTGAGTAAATGGCAGCAGTCAGCGATGCGGCGGCGCATTGCAAGCTACCGTGTTCGTATGCGATCCCCGCAGATGGCCGCAACAGCGCTTCCAAGGGGCTGGGACAAAACAGAATTGTTTTGAATTTCAGGAAAATTGAATTTTTTGTAAAATCCTGCTTGCGTCTTGGAAACTTTCCATGTAAAAACTTCTTCACTTCGGCGTCACCGAAAGCTTTCGCACTGGTTCGCCAGGAGCATTTGAAAAAATGAAAATTTTTAAAAAAATGCTTGCAAAGCCGAAACGCATTCGATAAATACGACTTCCCGAACGGGCCGAGATAGCTCAGTTGGTAGAGCAGGGGACTGAAAATCCCCGTGTCCGCAGTTCAATTCTGTGTCTCGGCACCATACGAAAATATGCCCTTACGAGAAATCGTAAGGGCTTTTTCTTTTTCTCCAGCCTATGCAAAGCGTTTATGCGCTTCCTTCTTGCACGAATTGATCATCTCCACCGCCTTAATGAACTCTTCGGTGTCCCGCTTGGCCCACGCCTTTCGCAGCATCTCTATGTCTTTGCTAAATTCTTCGTACAGCTCGTCACCCTTGTCAGGGTATTCAACCATATGATCGGCGTCCTGCATGAACTCCACTACGTCGCTTTCATCCGGCAGCTCGCCGCGTGACGTATGTTGGGTGATGTGTTTCCACGTCATATTCATCCGTTTTTTCAAATCGTCATACTTTTCTGCGCTCTTTTTTGACGCTTCTTTCCCCCCCTTCGTTTTCCCTGTCTTTTTTTTCGGCGTCTCCTTTTTCTCTCCCTCCCCCTCTTGTGCTTCAATCACATCGTTTTTTTCCTCACGCCCTTTCCCGCCTTTTTCTTTCTCCTCTTCTTTTTCTTTCTCGTGATTCTCGTGGCTCCCTTTTTCTCCCTTTTTTCCCAGCTTGATTTTGAATTTGCCCGTGAGTTCTCCGTCGTACATTTTTACCGACAGTTTGAACTTCCCCTCCTCAGGAATATTCTCGCTGCATTCTGGACCAAAAATTTTTTCAACAAGTTTCAGTATTTCCTCTTTCTCTTTTTTAGAAAGATTCTTTCGCTGTTCAAATTCATGCTGCTTCATTTTTTTGCTCCTCTGTATTGTCACTTTTTATGCCTTTAGCATAGCAAATCCACCTCGCCGTGCTCAAGGAAAGATGCGTTTCGACCCCCTTTCTCTTTGCCTTTATACGCTGCCGCAATTGTTAACTTTATCTAGTGCATTATGATTCGTTTTCTGCTACTCATATGCATCTTATTTTTGTCAGGACGGATGCGAAGAGTATCGTGAGAGGACGGCTCACTTATACTCACTGGCAACGTCCATTCGTGGACACGTTCCACGTATGGGACCCCCAGCACCTTTGGTGCTCGCGGAGTTGACTGAGAGGGCAGTCGACTCCGCTTTTTTTTATTGGGGTGGGTTATACGAGACTCCGTCTCGTGCTCTGAAAGGGGCGCTAGAGTGGGCGGGTGGGTATTTTATTGGGACGCTGTCCCAAGCCCTGCAAGGGGCGCCGCCCCTTGACCCCGCCCAAGGACGAGGCCCTTGGGAATCCCGATTTCGCTCAAAAAATACGGCTGAATGGGATGAAAGCTATGCTTTCCTCTCCATCAGCCGTATTTTTTGAGCTAGTGGCGTTTCCCGATTGCATGTTCTTATGCCTTTTCCAGACCGCACTTATTTTCTTTCTGAACGCAAGCGTTCAAAAAGAAAATGGTGGCGAACTCGCAGAAGAGAAAGAAGCTCTTTACGCCATTCTCACCCAAGTTTGAATTTCATTCACGCGAAGCGTGAAGGGAATTCAAACTCGATGAGGATACGTAAGGGAATCATTCCCTTACGCGGGGTCCGGGGCTGGCCCCGGTTCTTTCCCCACCCGCCCATCCAGCCCTGACGAGCTGGGGCAGGCCCCCGTTTTCTCCTCCTCCATCCTTTTACTTGCCGGGTTTAAAGCTAAACCACCCGCATAAGATGCCGACGGTGGTAATAACGGCGACGAGTGAGAGGGAGAGGCCGAGTGAGAGGGGGTGAATTGTGAGTTGAAAGGGCGGAGCGCTGAGGGCCTGAGCAATGAGCATTGTTGCGAGCTGAATAAGTCCGAGGGCGAAAAAGCTGGCGCAGAGAGCGAGGAAGGCACTTCCTGCGGCGAGCGGCCAACGGATGTACATGTCTGAGGCTCCGACGAGAGAGAGAATTTCGATTTCTTCCTGCCGGGTGAGCATGGAGAGCTTCATGGTGTTGCCCTGGAGGAGGGCTGTAGCGGCAAGGAGCATAATGAGAAGCGGCCAAAAGAGTGTTTTGGAGAGCTTGGCCCAGGAGTGGACAAGTTCGAGCTGTAGGGCGTCATAATGTACAGAGGCGACGCCGGGGAGAGCCTGAAGCTTGGCGAGCATGGAGCGGGAAAACTGCTCTGCTTCTGCTGGTGCGGGAGAAAAATATAAAAGGGCAGTTGGCGGAAGCGTGGAGCTGCCGCGCAGGGAGCGAATCCCGTCAACATTGCGGAGTGATTTTGCAAGCTCGTTCATGGCCTGCTCTGGGGTAAAAACTTTCATGGAACTGAGGGAAGAATAGTCTTCCATGTCCTTCCACTGAGCTTTGACCTCTGCCATGCTGGCGTCTGCTTCCCAGTAGACCTGATAGGCAAAGTCACCTTTGATGCTAATAAGCTGCCTGTCGAGATTGGAGACGAGGAGCAAAAGCATTCCGGCGAGAAAAGCCGTGAGCGTGATGGCGGCAAAAGTCATCAGCGTGGAGACCGGGGTCTGAAAAAGGTCAAAGATGCCTCGGTTTGAGAGACGGAAAAAGTTACGCATGCTCAGCCCCTTCGGCGACAGTCTGGTCGACAATGTGGCCGTCGTCTAATGTGATGCGGTTGGCGTGGGGGACGGACTGAATGATGTCGCGGTTGTGAGTCGCGAGCAAAATCGTGGTGCCGTAGGCGTTGAACTGCCGAAAGACATTCATAAGTCGAAGGGCGAGATCAATGTCGAGGTTTCCTGTTGGTTCGTCGGCAAGGAGGAGCTTGGGGTTCACGACAATGGCGCGGGCAATGGCAACGCGCTGCTGCTCGCCGCCGGAAAGTTCTTCGCAGCGGCAATGCACTTTGCTGGCAAGGTCGAGACCGCGCAACACCGCATTGATCCTGCGGTTGATGGCTCGTTTTGGGAGACCGCGCACTTCGAGGGGCAGGGCGACATTCTCGGCAACGGAGCGCTGCGGCAGGATTTTGAAATCCTGAAACACGACGCTGACGTGACGCCGGAGCTGGGCAACGTGCCTGCGGCGAATGCCCTTGAGTTCATAGCCAGCAACATTCACGGAACCGCGATCAACGGGCAGAGAACCGTGGAGCAAACGCAGGAGGGTTGTTTTTCCTGCGCCGGAGGGACCGGTCAAAAACGTGAAAGAGCCTTTGGGAAGGTGAAAGCTGATGTCCTTGAGTGCCCAGTGCGTTCCAAAGTTGTAGGAAAGCCGTCGGGCATTCACCGTTGCGCCGTCATTGTCCATGAAGCGGAATCTCCAAAAGTTAATCCATGAAGCCGGAAACGCGCGTGCTGGCGTCTCCGGCAAAACTATGCCTGCTGCAAGGCGTTGAGCAAAAGGGTCCGGGCTGCGCTGATGTCAAACATCTGTCCGGTCCAGAGGCGGAACTGTTCGACGCCCTGATGCAGAAACATTTCCAGTCCGTCGACAGTGCGGCATCCTTTGGCCTTCGCCTGCGCGAGAAAGACTGTTTCGAGAGGATTATACACAATATCGTATGCGATTTGGCTGGAAGAGAGGGGCATATTTTCTGGAAGCGGCGAAAGCTCCTGAAATTTGCCAAGCATTCCGAGCGGGGTGGTGTTAACCAAAAGTTCGGCCTGAATACGATGACGCTCGTCCCAGTCTGCCGCAGAGACGTGAAATTCGTTGGCAAGTTCCATTGCCTTGTCTGGGTTGCGGTTGGTGATAATGATGTCGGGGACGCCGAGCTGGAGCAGTCCGGCAACTACGGCGCGTGCTGCACCACCGGCACCAAAAACAAGGGCAGAGCTGATGCGGATGGGCATTTTGCGAAGTGGAGCGCAAAAACCAAAAATATCTGTATTCTCACCAATGAGCTGATCTTTTTTCCAGTAGACCGTATTCACGGCCCCGACGGCAAGCGCGCCATCGTCAAACTGATTTAGAAAAGGCTTGATGGTCTGCTTGTGGGGGATGGTCACGGACAGCCCGGCCATGCGGGTTTCGCGCATGTGGGCCATAAAAAGGTCCATATCCTCTGGCGGCAGGGGGTAAGCCGTGTATTCTCCGGGCAGGTCAAACTGCCGCAGCGCCCAGTTGTGAAGGGTTGGGCTAAGGCTGTGGCCAAGGGGCCAGCCAATAATTCCGTAACGTGGGGTCTCTTCCCCTGCATGAATGCTCATGAATTCTCCAGTTAAAAAGAAGTTCGTCGTGTTGCGCCTGCTGATAATGTGCGACAGAGCCGGGCGGAATTCAAGGCCCGGATGGATTTCCTTTGCTGGTCGAAGAGCTGAAAAAAAGGCAAAAAAGTTTTATAAAACAATTCCAGAGCCTTGCCCGGCTTATGAACATGCCCCCGTTGCGCTTGGGCACCGCGTACAGTACAGCTTAACTTCTGAAAAAATTTGTGGCGAGTGGAGATGAAAGGTTCATGGCAGACATTGCGGAATACATAGAGGCGCTAAAAAATTCTGAGCAGCTTGGTGGGCTGGTGGTCCATCATGAAATTCTGAAAGGCCGGGAAGCCGAAACTGCATCCTGCCGCAGGCCGTGGCCTGTGAGTGTTGAGCGGCTTCTGGATTTCCGGGGCATTACATCGCTCTATACGCATCAGGCGCGGGCAATGGACCTGCTGCGCAGTGGCCAGAATGTTGTGGTCTCGACACCGACCGCAAGCGGCAAGACCCTGATTTATAATCTGCCAGTGATTGAGCACGTGCTGTCTGACCCTGATGCGCATGCGCTTTATCTTTTTCCACTCAAGGCGCTGGCGCAGGACCAGCTGCGAAGTTTTCAGGAGCTGGTTGCCCCGTGGGGCGGCGACAACAGGCCAGAAGCACAAATTTATGATGGTGACACCACGCAGTGGTTCCGAAAAAAAATTCGTGAGAACCCGCCGCACGTGCTTATGAGCAACCCCGAAATGCTGCACCTTTCCATGCTGCCTTACCATGAGCGCTGGGCAGCCTTCTGGGCCGGGCTGACGCACGTGGTGCTGGACGAAGTGCACACCTACCGCGGTGTGCTTGGCTCGCACATGGCGCAGGTCCTGAGGCGTTTGCGGCGTGTCTGTGCCCGCTATGGCTCCAATCCGACTTTTGCCTTTCTTTCTGCAACCGTGGGGAATCCGCAGGAGCTGACGCATCAGCTTACTGGTCTTGATGTCAAAGCCGTTACCGAAGCAGGCTCTCCGCAGGGGCAGCGGCATTTTCTTTTTGTGAACCCGGCCATGACCATGACCGAGAGTCCTTCCAAGACTGCGATCATGTTACTCAAGGCTGCGCTAGCCCGGAAGATGCGTACGATTGTGTACTGCCAGTCCCGCCGGATGACTGAACTTTTGTCCATGTGGGTTTCTGAGCACGCGGGCGAGTATCGGGACCGAATCAGTGCCTACCGCGCGGGCTTTCTCCCGGAGGAGCGGCGCGAGATTGAGGCCCGGATGTCTTCTGGTGAGCTGTTGGCGGTTGTCAGCACCAGTGCTCTCGAACTCGGCATCGACATTGGCAATCTTGATCTCTGCATTCTTGTTGGCTACCCCGGCACCATCATGAGCACTCTTCAGCGTGGCGGGCGCGTTGGGCGTGCGCAGCAGGAATCTGCCGTGGTGCTTGTGGCTGGAGAGGATCAGCTCGATCAGTATTTTATGAAGCACCCCACGGACTTTTTTACCCGGCCAGCCGAGAAAGCTGTTTTGGACCCGTACAACCCGGTTATTCTCCAGCGGCATCTCATATGTGCAGCCGCCGAGTTGCCTCTCCGTACTGGTGAGCCGTGGCTACGCGAGCCTGCCGTGGCCGAGCAGGTCAAGGCGCTTGAATTTTCTGGGCAGCTTCTCGAATCTGCGGACGGTCGCGATATTTATGCCTCGCGCAAGCGGCCGCACCGGGATGTGAGTCTTCGCGGTTCCAGTCGGACGTTTGAGATTCTCACCGGAGCGGATTCGCTCCTCAAGAAGGATGCAAAGCCCCATTCCATTGGCAGCATAGACGAGCATCGGGCCTACACCGAAACCTATCCCGGTGCGGTCTATTTACATCGCGGCAAGACGTATCTCATTGAGACTCTGAATCTTGAGCAGGGTTTTGTGCACGCCCGTCCAGCAAAGCTTAATTATTACACGCGGGTTCGCAGTGAGAAGAGCACTGAGATTTTGAGCATATCCGGTGTTCGTGCGGCGCACGGTTGTCGTGTATTTCAGGGCCGTTTGCGTGTGACGCAGGAGGTCAAGGGCTTTGAGAAGCGTCGCATTAGAGGCGGGAAGCTTATGACGGTGGTTCCGCTTGATCTGCCGCCGCTCACTTTTGAAACCGATGGCCTCTGGATTGAATTCCCCCGCGAGATTCAGCGGCGGGCAGAAGATGAGTTTCTTCATTTTATGGGTGGCATTCACGCCATTGAGCATGCCGCGATTGGAATCCTCCCCCTCATTGTCATGACAGACCGAAATGATCTTGGTGGGATTTCTATCCCCTTTCATGAGCAGGTTGGTGCCGCCGCCGTCTTCATATATGATGGTATTCCCGGTGGCGTCGGGCTTGCGCGGCAGGCATTTCAGCATGCCCCCGAGCTTATCGACAGCACGCTTTCCGTCATTGAAGGCTGCGACTGTGAGCTTGGCTGTCCCTCTTGTGTCCACTCTCCCAAGTGCGGCTCTGGTAATCGGCCTATCGACAAGTTTGCGGCCATATCTCTTCTTCGTGCGATTTCCTCCGCTCCAGAGCCAGAGTCTGGCGCGCTTTCTCTTTCCGCAGCTCAGGAAGCCCTTGGGCAGCATCACGAGTCTGTTCATCATGAGCAACCCTCTCAACCTGAGGAGCAAAGTATGAGTGACGCATCCCGTCCCGCCCGTTTTGCGGTTCTTGACCTTGAGACTCGGCGCAGTGCCGACGAAGTCGGTGGGTGGCATCGGGCAGACTGCATGGGGATTTCCTGCGTCTGTGTGTATTATTCTGATCGCGATGAGACCCTTTCCTATTCCCAAGATGAAGTGGAGGCTCTTGTCGAAGATCTTCAGCGCTCTTCCCTTATCATAGGTTTCAACATCAAGCGTTTTGACTACAAGGTCTTAACTGGGCACTCGGCCTTTGACTTTTCTTCCCTTAACACGCTCGACATTCTTGAGCACGTACATCGCACTCTCGGCTATCGGCTTTCCCTCGACCATCTCGCGCAAGCAACTCTCGGTGCCGCCAAGTCCGCCAACGGACTCCTCGCCCTCAAGTGGTGGAAGGAAGGGCGCATCACTGAAATTATCGACTACTGCAAGCAGGACGTCGCCGTTACTCGCGATCTCTATCTCTACGGACTCCAGCACAAGCATCTCCTCTTTACCAACAAAGCCAAGCAGGCCGTTCGCCTCCCTGTAAATTGGGATAAACTGCCAGGCTAAGAGCTGGGTTGGGGGGGGAATTGGGGTTAGTGCTGGATGGGCGGGTGGGGAAAGAACCGGGGCCAGCCCCGGACCCCGCGTAAGGGAATGATTCCCTTACGTATCCTCATCGAGTTTGAATTCCATCCACGCTTCGCGTGAATGAAATTCAAACTTGGGTGAGAATGGCGTAAAGAGCTTCTTTCTCTTCTGCGAGTTCGCCACCATTTTCTTTTTGAACGCTTGCGTTCAAGAAGAAAATAAGTGCGGTTTGGAAAAGGCAGAAGAACACGCGTTAGGGAAACGCCCACTAGGCCAAAATTTAAGGGCCGGATGTACGGGAAAGCCAACGGCTTTCACACATCCGGCCCTTAAATTTTGGGCGAAAGCGGGATTCCCAAGGGCCTCGTCCTTGGGCGGGGTCAAGGGGCAGCGCCCCTTGCAGAGGTGCGGGGACAGAGTCCCCGCCGCACCCTAGCGCCCCTTGCAGAGCACGAGACGGAGTCTCGTCTAGCGAATATATTGAGGGAGGGAGAGGAAGAGGTTTGAGGTGTAACCGGTGAGTTTGTCGAGGATCCAGGGGAAGGCGATAAGGAGAGCGAGGAAGATGGCGATAATCTTAGGGATAAAGGTGAGCGTCATTTCCTGAATCTGTGTGGCGGCCTGGAGGATACTGATAGCGAGGCCGACGACGAGGCCGATGCTCAGCATGGGCATAGAGATGAGCAGGGTAAGTTCGATAGCCTGTCTGGCGAAGCCGATAACGAATTCTGGAGTCATGCTTGTATCCTCCTGTGGTTAATAAAAGAAGCTGTTGACGAGTGAGCCAGTGAGGAGGTTCCAGCCGTCGACCATAACGAAGAGGAGGAGTTTAAAGGGGAGTGAGATCATGACGGGTGGGAGCATCATCATACCCATAGCGAGGAGGATGGAAGCGACGACCATGTCGACGATGAGGAATGGGATGTAGATAAGGAATCCGATGGTAAAGCCGGTTTTCAGTTCGCTAATGACGAACGCGGCGATGAGCATTGGAGTGGGAACGTCGATTTTTGATTGCGGGGCGTCTTTTCCGGTAACGGCATAAAAGACGGAGAGGTCTTTCTCACGGGTGTGATGAAAGAGGAATTCCCGGACGGGGACTTCTGCTTTTGAGACGGCCTCGTCGAAGCTTATTTCTTCTCTCAGGTAGGGCTGAAGGGCATTGTCGTTAATAGCAGTGCCGACGGGCATCATGATGACGATAGTCATAAAGATAGCGAGGCTGGCGAGCACCTGGTTTGGGGGCATCTGCTGAGTTCCCATAGCCTGCCGGAGAAAGGAGAAGACGATAATAATGCGCGTGAACGACGTCATGGTAATGACGATAGCTGGCGCGAGTGAGAGGACGGTGAGCAGGAAAAGGATTTCGAGCAGGACGGAGACTTTTTCAGGTTCTGTCTGGCCTGCTGCGAGCTGGAGCGAGAGGGATGGCAGAGTTGGTTCTGCGGCTGCGAGGCTAGGCAGTACAAGGGCTGCCGCCAAAACGAGGAGACTAGGAATCCAAAGATTTTTTGGCGTTTTCCAAAGTTTCAGAAAAGTCTTCGAGGGTGTCATCATCGCTGATTTCCGTTTCAGTTAAGACATTGATGGAGGAGTTACATACTCCGAGCACCAAAAGTTTATTCAAGAACCGGACCACGATGATGTTTCTTTTGC
Coding sequences within:
- the ftsE gene encoding cell division ATP-binding protein FtsE, which codes for MDNDGATVNARRLSYNFGTHWALKDISFHLPKGSFTFLTGPSGAGKTTLLRLLHGSLPVDRGSVNVAGYELKGIRRRHVAQLRRHVSVVFQDFKILPQRSVAENVALPLEVRGLPKRAINRRINAVLRGLDLASKVHCRCEELSGGEQQRVAIARAIVVNPKLLLADEPTGNLDIDLALRLMNVFRQFNAYGTTILLATHNRDIIQSVPHANRITLDDGHIVDQTVAEGAEHA
- a CDS encoding cell division protein FtsX, with protein sequence MRNFFRLSNRGIFDLFQTPVSTLMTFAAITLTAFLAGMLLLLVSNLDRQLISIKGDFAYQVYWEADASMAEVKAQWKDMEDYSSLSSMKVFTPEQAMNELAKSLRNVDGIRSLRGSSTLPPTALLYFSPAPAEAEQFSRSMLAKLQALPGVASVHYDALQLELVHSWAKLSKTLFWPLLIMLLAATALLQGNTMKLSMLTRQEEIEILSLVGASDMYIRWPLAAGSAFLALCASFFALGLIQLATMLIAQALSAPPFQLTIHPLSLGLSLSLVAVITTVGILCGWFSFKPGK
- a CDS encoding vitamin B12-dependent ribonucleotide reductase codes for the protein MSIPTMPKDLETVNLNDNAKVVLEKRYYRKDESGNPKETAQELFWRVASVIAAEEDKYSSSPYAKKGTLAHDFYSLMTSYKFLPNSPTLMNAGTSLGQLAACFVLPVGDSMEEIFDAVKNAALIHKSGGGTGFSFSRLRQKDAVVGSTGGVASGPLSFLKIFNTATEQVKQGGTRRGANMGILRVDHPDILEFISAKERDGELNNFNLSVALTERFMQAVEKDEDYELRAPHSGEVIETLSAREVFLLLVNKAWESGDPGIVFIDRINRDNPTPDQGEIESTNPCGEQPLLPYEACNLGSINLAELCSFDKDGCVEVDWNEFERVIRLSVRFLDNVIDASRYPLDSIADTVRKNRKIGLGIMGFADLLYRLRIPYDSQEALGLAEKIMEFMRDVSRAASHDLAIERGPFPAYETSIFPKQNIGPLRNATTTTIAPTGTLSIIAGCSSGVEPLFALSFARYVMDGEKLVEVNPFFEEALKEQGLWSEKLMALIEQKGSIAQIEHLPAELRRVFVTAMDIKPDAHLKMQAAFQKFTDNAVSKTVNLPSEATRQDIFDIYWAAYELGCKGVTVYRDGCKAIQVLCTGDSKPEETKDDSQVVQQRPDVVYGFTQKVETGLGIMYLTVNEVDGKPFEVFATIGKSGRSITAKAEAIGRLVSLALRSGVSVRAIVEQLKGIGGEHPVFRKKGMIMSIPDAIAWVFEQRYLGSDNAVMDHARDITSAVCPECGEPLMFQEGCVLCAACGYTKCG
- a CDS encoding GAK system XXXCH domain-containing protein codes for the protein MKQHEFEQRKNLSKKEKEEILKLVEKIFGPECSENIPEEGKFKLSVKMYDGELTGKFKIKLGKKGEKGSHENHEKEKEEEKEKGGKGREEKNDVIEAQEGEGEKKETPKKKTGKTKGGKEASKKSAEKYDDLKKRMNMTWKHITQHTSRGELPDESDVVEFMQDADHMVEYPDKGDELYEEFSKDIEMLRKAWAKRDTEEFIKAVEMINSCKKEAHKRFA
- a CDS encoding M23 family metallopeptidase, which translates into the protein MSLDQRQRRLYLLSFCALCMLAAASFIPSGIAQAGVAGAASKTSTAKQSERLLFEREIKPGDSLSTMLSNVLAPPEVHKVSQACRGVFRLNKLSIGQPYRVWMEKGRFSRLEYSLDDWEQLRIDCTGGKYTAKIEALPLEVEVLRMSGTVEQRQGYTQAVRAAGGNRELMLRLADIFAFKFNAWRDLKKGDSFVALVEHKKRRGKTVGYGRIFSASFTKAGKEYEAYWYRSDDGRASYYNGAGENLQPYLRAPLPMYVVSSGYNARRLHPVTGRRQPHYAIDYAAPSGTPIYAAADGRVNKVQQDRLAGRYIRIQHDAKYETMYMHMSGFAKGLKAGDNVVQGQIIGYVGSSGRATGPHLDFRLRRYGRLINPRMNHDLASAGELSKWQQSAMRRRIASYRVRMRSPQMAATALPRGWDKTELF
- the aroE gene encoding shikimate dehydrogenase, which encodes MSIHAGEETPRYGIIGWPLGHSLSPTLHNWALRQFDLPGEYTAYPLPPEDMDLFMAHMRETRMAGLSVTIPHKQTIKPFLNQFDDGALAVGAVNTVYWKKDQLIGENTDIFGFCAPLRKMPIRISSALVFGAGGAARAVVAGLLQLGVPDIIITNRNPDKAMELANEFHVSAADWDERHRIQAELLVNTTPLGMLGKFQELSPLPENMPLSSSQIAYDIVYNPLETVFLAQAKAKGCRTVDGLEMFLHQGVEQFRLWTGQMFDISAARTLLLNALQQA